In Chitinivibrionales bacterium, the DNA window TTTGGAGATGATGATTTGTGGGTTTTTATAAACGGGGAGCTGGTCCTTGACCTTGGGGGAGTGCATAGCTCTGTAGCGGGCAGTTTCTCCCTTGATAATCTGGGACTTCAGGAAGGACAGGAATATATCATGGATCTTTTCTTTGCAGAAAGACAAATGGTAAATTCTCGAATAAAAATAGCAACCAATATTTTTGCGCGCTATATCACACCTTCGCCGGTATATCATCTTGTTGTCGAGCCCGACCCTAACGGTCTCACCGAAAGTCCCTTTGCGGATAATCCGGTCGACAGCATAATCCTTACTGCCGGTACCTCAACGTATGATCAACTTTATGCAATCATCCGTGATCAGTACGGCAATTTTGTGTCCCCATCAACATCGACCGAATGGTACGCGCTTCCCGGTCCCGATCTTGCAGTTGAAGCTGCTGTCGGTCCATCGACGGAATTGGGCCAGGGGCTGATCACAAGAATCGGGGATTATGGAAGAACAATGGTTGTGGCACATAGCCTTCAGTACGACGGAGACCTGTTCTACGATACCGTTACTGTAACAGTCGATCCCGTTCAAGCTGACAGCATAAGAATTGTAAACAGCGAGCATATACCGATCAGCAGCCTCACTGTTGGTGAAGGGGTAGCAACCACACTGTACAGCCAAAGCAGACGGGCCGATAATAATCAATGGGCAGATCTTTCAACTTCCTGGTCCATCTCCAACAATCTCCCGACGGCTACACCTCCGCCTGCGTCATCACCAAGCTGGCAATTCCAGCCGACCGACACCGGCCTTGCGGTGATTACCTGTTTTTATCAGGCAGCAACTACTCTCAGTGCATCGATCCCTGTTTCGGTGGTTGGGGCGACGAAGGCATTTTGCAGGCCTGCCGCTGAAAGATTAACGCTGCTTGATATGCAGACCGGTTCGCAAAGGATAACGCTTTCTCTTGCGGTTCCCGACAAAGTCGCAAAAATTTCGGCTATTCTGCTTACCATGCAGGGACAGATATCCTGGCGTGGTGAATCAGTCGCTGCACATCAGAAAACATTTATACGTTTATTAATCGGCAGAAGCAGTGTTCCTGCAAAAGGGGCGCATATTCTCCTTATCCGGGCATATGGCGATCGTGGAGTAAAGCATGATGTGCTTGAAAAGCGGGTGGTTTTATGCCTTTAGTAAACCGGGGTCGGACCTCGGTATTTTCTTTACCAACAACCATATATGCGCATTTTACCCCTCGCTTTTAATCGCTTAAGAAAATCCCGGTCAACCCTTCCTCTCCTTTCCTTTTGAACGCTCGCCCTCAAATCAGCGACTATCCTGATACAGCAAAAACGGCAAAAATCAGCGTATTTCGCTACTCTTTGTTGCTGTTTGTTATTATATTATTATATAATGTAGAAAACGTTTGGCAGGGGGGAGAGATCCATTCGGATTTTTTCCCTTTATTGTTTTGAAAGCAAAATTTTTTAATCCTTAATAGTCTAAGCGATTAAAAAGTTTCTGACCATGCCGGGAGGTTCAGTATGAGTTCATGCCGCAAGCGTGTTAATTGGGGATGGATATTTGCAGGTGTTATTGCACTCAGCGGGATTGTGCAGGCGCAGGGGAATTTGCCTGATACGGTATGGATACGGGTGATCTACTATGACTATATCGCAACAGGTCAATTCAGCGAAAACGGAAATCCTGAATTCAACACCGGTCATTACGCTATGGGGGTGCATAAAAATATGGTCCGGAGTGGCAGCCTGGATTATGATACCGAAAATGCATCCTATTTTGGTCTGGATTCCATTGCAAAGCCCATTTTAGGCTCAAATCCGGTGTTGAATTGCTATATCCACCGGTGGTACCGTCCGTGGACCCACAATGACAGCGTACCGGCATATGATCATTGGAGCCGCAACTCCGATGGCTGGGATTGCAATGAAATTGTTCCAGTGCCATATAATAACGGTGATGTTGTCTATACCGATTCTGCCTTTAAAAATGCAGTGATCATGGATTCCCTTCCTTTCACTCCGGCGCCCAACAAGCCGGAGGGTGTCTATGAATTTGTCCGCCTCGGCGACTGGAATAATCCGAATGGACCTTACGATGATGTTCTGGATATTCCGCCACAAGCCGGGTTTTTCCCGATTGACAAAAAAGGT includes these proteins:
- a CDS encoding fibro-slime domain-containing protein, translated to MKPDKLPVKFVFIAIIVFAGSTAAQSYPDTLWVRVIYYDFIADGVNGQSKNPEFNIGHFNAGVHTGMVQSDSLDYETENADYFGLDSIAKPVSGPTPFKSCKIAHWYRPWQSIELSEVAVYDSDRSDCSNIQSIPYTATINGTAITYTDSAFKNAVIKDSIPFTPALGQPEGVYEFDRLGDWNSPTGPYENYWEIPEHAGFFPIDTKGFGVDPVAADQAHNYNFAMEMHYAFTYRPGLTFEFFGDDDLWVFINGELVLDLGGVHSSVAGSFSLDNLGLQEGQEYIMDLFFAERQMVNSRIKIATNIFARYITPSPVYHLVVEPDPNGLTESPFADNPVDSIILTAGTSTYDQLYAIIRDQYGNFVSPSTSTEWYALPGPDLAVEAAVGPSTELGQGLITRIGDYGRTMVVAHSLQYDGDLFYDTVTVTVDPVQADSIRIVNSEHIPISSLTVGEGVATTLYSQSRRADNNQWADLSTSWSISNNLPTATPPPASSPSWQFQPTDTGLAVITCFYQAATTLSASIPVSVVGATKAFCRPAAERLTLLDMQTGSQRITLSLAVPDKVAKISAILLTMQGQISWRGESVAAHQKTFIRLLIGRSSVPAKGAHILLIRAYGDRGVKHDVLEKRVVLCL